TCATGTTGATCGCGGTAGTCGCCTGTGGCTTCTTCCTGGTGGTGGAAGAAGCTACGCGCAAGGAACCGGTGACGGCCACACCGCTTGATCCCAACGCCCAGGAAAGCACGGCCACCGGCAACATCAATCTGACGCCGATTGTGCTGGCCTGGGTGGTGGGCGTGGCAGTGGTGGCGCTGTCCATCGCCGGACGTCGCTTCGGGTTCTGGGAGGAGATGCGCCGCTTTCCGGTGTTTGATGTGCTGATCATCATGGGGACGCTGATCCTGCCCTGGCTGACGGCATTCGTGATCTATCTGACCGGCGCGCATCCTACCGATTACTCTCCCCAGGGGATCGTGCGGGCGGCGCTGGCGCTGGTGCCATTTGCGGCGGTGGCGGTAGCCGTCGGATTGACCTGGAACTGGCGCGTGTGGCTGGCGGCGACCGGCGTGTTTATGGCTATCTTTGTGTTCTTCTTCACCACCATGTTCACCAACGGCCAGGGCCTGGCCAGCGGGATGGTGGGGAGCCTGGGGTACTGGCTGGAACAACAGGGTGTGCGGCGCGGCAACCAGCCGCAGTACTACTACACCCTGCTGATGATACCCTTCTATGAATTTTTGCCGTTGATCGGCGCGGTGGCAGCCGGTTTACTCGGCCTGACCGAATGGTGGCGTTTTCGCCATGCCCGGATGATCGAACAGGCCGCTGCAACCGACGATCTGGAGCAGGCGCTGATGGCGGCGGCAGAGGAGGCTGCCGCCCGCGAAGGGTTGTTGGAAGGGGCGGAGCAGGGCGTCCCGGTGGCAAGCCGGGATAACCCCGGCGCTCCGGTGGTCGCCGGGAAGCGGGACGCATCCTTGCTGGTTGACCAGATTCCGGCCATGGAGCGGCTCACCACGGTACCCTTCCTGGCGTTTGTTGGCTACTGGGCGGTATTCAACATCTACGCCTACACCCTCTCCGGGGAAAAGATGCCCTGGCTGACCACCCATCTGACCGTGCCGCTGGCCATGCTTGCCGGCTGGTTTGGCGGGCGGGTGATCGCCCGCATCTCCGGGGAATCGTTCCGCGCTCTGGGCTGGCGGTTGCTGCTGCTTATCCCGCTGTTGGTAGCGGCGCTGGCGCGGGTGTTCGGGGCGTTTCTGTTTGGCCGCTACCCCTTCCAGGGGGTGAGCAAGCTTGAGCTGGACCGTACGCTGGCCTGGCTGGCGGCAGTGCTGGTAGCCGCCGGGGCAGCCTATGTCATCGCCCGCATCTGGCGGCGCATTGGCTGGGGGCAGGTGTGGCGGCTGAGTGTCCTGGCCGGGGGGCTTCTGCTGGCGCTGCTCACCGCGCGATCGGCCTTCATGGCCTCGTTCATCAACTACGATCTGGCGACTGAGTATCTGGTTTACGCCCATTCCGGGCCGGCCCATACCACGATCTTCAACACCCTGAAAGAAATCAGCCAGCGGGTCACCGGCGGTATGGACCTGCGGGTGGCCTACGACTATAAGATGTCATGGCCGGGAAGCTGGTACTTCCGCGAATTCCCGAACGCAGTCTACTTTGACCGCAATCCCAGCGTCCAGGTACTGGACGAGGCGGTGGCGGTGGTGATCGGCTCGGAGTCGCGGGCGCAGGTGGAGCCACTGCTGGGCGACCGCTACTATCATCAGGAATTTGTGCGGATGTGGTGGCCGATGCAGGACTACTTCAACCTGACGGCGGCCCGGATCGACAATGTTTTCGACTTTAACCCTGCTAACAGCAATGCGGCGTTGCTACGCCGGGGGCTGTGGGATATCTGGTGGAACCGCGACTATACCGCCTATGGCCAGGCGACCGGCGGCAACTTCTCGCTGGGGCAGTGGCCGGTCTCCGATCGCATGCACTTCTACGTGCGCAAGGATGTGGCCGCCCAGATCTGGGACTTGGGCGTGGGGGCGGAAGTGGTCAGCGAGTTTGATACGTCGCTGGCTGATTTGTGGACTACCCGCGCAGCCTCAATTGTCTGGGGGCAAGAAGGATCCGCCGAAGGCCAGCTGAACCACCCGCGCGGTCTGGCGATCGGGGTGGATGGTACGCTCTATGTCGCCGACAGCCTGAACCACCGCATCCAGGCGTTCGACGCCGATGGCAATTACCTGTTCGGCTGGGGCACCTACGAAGTGGGCGAATATGGCACGGCGGCTGGCGGCAACTTCAACCAGCCATGGGGCGTCGCGGTCGGCCCGGATGGCAATGTCTACGTAGCCGATACGTGGAATCACCGCGTTCAGGTCTTTACGCCAGATGGGCAGTTCCTGCGGGCATGGGGGCAACTCGGCCAGCTTGATGCCGCCCGCGATCCGGATGACTTCTGGGGGCCGCGCGCGATCGCTGTCGACAAAGAGGGGCTGGTTTACGTGGCAGATACCGGCAACAAGCGTATCCGCGTGTACACCGCTGAGGGGCAGTGGCTGCGCGATATCGGCAGCGGCGGCACGGCTGCCGGGCAGCTCAATGAACCGGTCGGCCTGGCCATCCACCCTGACGGACGTATCTTCATCGCCGATACCTGGAATCGACGTATCCAGGTTTTCAACACGATGGGTCAGTATCTGACAAGCTGGGTGATTCCGGCCTGGTATGGCGACCAGGGCAACCGACCATACCTGGCGCTGGACGTGCAGCGCGGTCATCTGTATGTGACCGACCCGGATGCCGCGCGCCTGATCGTCTATGATTTCAATGGCACGCTGCTGGGGAGCTTCGGCCAGCCGGGGTCCAAGGAAGCGCCGATGAACGCAGCCCAGATCAATGTGGTCGGCGGCGTCGCTATTGACGCCCAGGGCCGGGTGTTTGTGGCTGACGCCGGGGCCGGGCGCATCCTGCGCTTCCCACCCTGGGACGAGATCGCCGTTGCGCCGCTGATCACTCAGGAAGAAGCGCCTGCCGGTGATTCCGGGCAGGAAGCCGGACAGGATATCCCGGCGCTGGAAGCGACGCCCACACCGGCAGGCTAATGCCCGGCAGGCCGGGATTCCGGTAGTGGCAGTTTCGTGAGGCCCGGTATCCGCCGGGCCTCACTTGCAGGGAATGCCCGCAAAGTGGGGGTATGCACGGCGCGATAGTGTGCGATGATGGAATAGACATCATGGAGGGTTCACCACAGGGGGGCAGGATATGACACCGGCGGTTTTCAGGCCATCACCCCGGCTGCAAACCAAGCTGTTCGTTGTCACGGCTCTGGCGGGTATTCTGGCCGTGGTCGGGCTGGCGCTGTTCGTCTGGCTGGTTGCCAGGGATGAGGGTGCGCCTGACCCGGCGGGACTGGCTCTGGTCGTCGCGATTCTGGTGAATGTCGCGTGGGTGATTCCCGTGAGTGTGCTGATTCCGCTGTACTGCCGCAGCCTGGTCTATGAGGCGCGTGAAGACGAAGTCATTGTGCACGTAGGTGTGATTAACCGTTCGGTAAAGCATGTGCCGTACCGGGCGGTGACCAATCTTGAGGTTACCCGCGGGCCTTTCGACCGGCTATTTGGGCTGGGCACACTGAAGGTGCAGACGGCTGGCATGAGCGGCCAGCGGGGCGCAGAGGAAAGCCTGATCGGGTTGCCCAACGTGGATGAAGTCTATGATCGCGTGGCGGGGGCGCTGCGCTGTTTCCATGGAGACACAGGCCCGGATCAGGCCAGCGTGGAGCTAGTTGCCGCAGCGCCGCTGCCCGTTGCTCCTGCCAACGCGATCCCACCTCTGCTGACGCCGCAGGACATCCGGGTGACGATCGATAACCGCGAAGTGCTGGCGCTTATCAAGGAGATTCTCAAAGAAGTGCGGATTATCCGCCACAATGTTCAGTAGGCCCACCCTACAGCGCAAAACCTTCGACGTAGTATGGTGCGACACGGGTCCGGGGAAAGCGCTGGCGCAGCGCGGTCTGCAGAGTCTGCTGCTGCGCTGCTTCCTCTTCCGGAGTCAGCGGGCGGATGCCGGCCTGTTCAGCCAGAGTCGGGTATTCGGTGCCGGGGGCCGAGCAGTAGACTGACAGGTAGATGACATCCCGCCCATCCAGCGGCATCGCCCCGATCACAGCCAGCGTCTCTTGCACATGCTGAGCAGCGAAGCGATCCCCGCCCAGGCCAACCATGGCAATCACACCGACAGCCAGACCGGCGGCTTTGAGGTCATGCACGGCGGCCAGGGCATCGGCAGCGCGGCCTGGCTTGCGGACAAACCGTAATAGCTCGTCGGAACCGGTTTCCAGGCCGATATACACCCGCGCCAGGCCGCGGTCCCGCAGCGCCATCCAGTCCTGGACGGTTTTGTGCTGGGCGTCAAAGGCGCTGATGAAAGAGAACACGGGGAGTGGCGGCTGGCCGGGCTGCCCAAAGACCTCCTGCACAATTTCCAGCAGAGTCAACAGGCGCGGCTGGGGCACGGTCAGCGCGTTGGCATCAGCCAGGAAGACACCCCGCCGCAGGCTCAACCCGGCCCCAAAGAAGTCTCGCACTGCCCGGCAGTGGGCGCGGAACTCATCAGCACCCCGGACGCGGAAGCCCCGATCGCGGTACAGGCCGCAGAATGTGCAGCGATTCCACGAACAGCCAATGGTCGCCTGCACCACCAGTGCCAGATACTGATCCGGCGGCAGAATGCTCACGGGCAGGAACAGGCGGCGGTAGGCTTCTGCGTCGGCTTCCAGGGCTTCCGGCGGCATGGCCAGCACGGTGTCCAGTGCATCGGCCAGGCAGGTCTGATCGGCGGGGGATAGCGTCAATTCCGGCAGGACTGCACGCAAATCGTGCAGGGTGGCAAACAGCCGCTTCAGGAGGGCGTCCCGTTCGTCGGGCGATAGCTCCAGGCGGCGGACTGCGCCGGCTTTGTTGCGGATAAGAAAGCGGTGATCGAGCGTGCGCTGGATGCTGCGCCCGTCGACAAACAGGCTGAGCAGCCGCCCGGCGCGATCGAAGCTATAGCTTTCGCCGTAACGCGGTGAGATCACGATAACCTGCGGCTGCAGGTTGGCAGTGACGCGCTCACCGTTGCGGGGGTGGGTGAACGTGATTGGCATAGCCTGATTATGCCGCGGGTGGGGCAGCTTTGCCCATTGTTGGGGTCGTAGAATCCTGTTACCATCCCTTTGGTGACCGCTGGGGGAGGGGGGAGGGGCAAGATGCGCTTTCAGGAGCTATTCGGTCGTACCCTGCGCGAGGCGCCGGCAGATGCAGAACTGACCAGCCATCGGTTGGCCCTTCGCGCCGGGTTGATCAGGCCGCTGGGGGGTGGCATCTACGCCTGGCTGCCGCTGGGCCTGTGGGTATTGCGCCGGGTGGAAGCAATCGTGCGAGCTGAACTGGCTGCTCTGAACGGGCAGGAGATGCTGCTGCCGGGGTTGTTGCCAGTGGAATTGCTGCAGGAAAGCGGGCGCTGGCAGCCGGGCTTGAACGAAGTGCTGCTGAAGTGCCAGAACCGTGACGGTCGCCACTACGTGCTGGCGGCGGACTTTCAGGAGGCGCTGGCCGCAATGATGGCGCATGAGATCGAGAGCTACCGCGATCTGCCCCGGCTGGTCTACCAGATCCGCAGCCAATACCAGGATATTGCCCGTCCGCGTGGCGGCTTGATTGGCCTGCGTGAGTTCACGGTGGCGGAAGCGTACAGCCTGGGGCGGACTCCCGCCGAGCTTGACACGGCGTATGACCGTGTTCTTGCCGCCTGGCAACGGGTGTTTGCCCGCGTGGGGCTGCATCCGCTGTTGGTGGAGGCGCCCGGCGGCCACGAGTTCGCCATACTTCATCCGCAGGGGGAAGAGGCGGTCGCCCGTTGTGATCGGTGCGGCTATACGGCGCGGGTGGAGATCGCCCAGGCTCGCTTGCCGGCTGGCCCCTCCGGGACGCCTGAGGTGCTGGCGAAAGTCTCCACGCCGGATTGCAAGACAATTGAGGATGTAGCCCACTTCCTCGGTGTGGAGACCCATCAGACGCTGAAGGCCGTCTTTTTCATCCGGGACGAAACCGAACTGGTGTTCGTTCTTCTGCGGGGCGATCTGGAAGTCAGTGAGGCCAAGCTGATCCAGGCGCTGGGCGGGGGGACGTTGCGGGCGGCAACCGAAGCGGAAATCCGCGCTGTGGGCGCGGAGCCGGGCTATGCCTCTCCGGTCGGGCTGGCGGTACGGACGACGGATCAGCCGGACGGTGTGACCGTGGTGGCCGATATCTCTGTGCAGGCGGGCGTCAACTTTGTGGCTGGAGCCAATGAGGCGGGCTTTCATCTGACCGGCGTCAACTACCCGCGGGACTTTGTCGTGACCCTGCTGGCCGACATTGCTGCTGTGGCGGATGGCGCAACCTGTGGACAATGTGGCGCGGGTGCTTTACACGTTGAACAGGCCATTGTCGTTGGGTATTGCCGCAAGCCGGCCGGGCGGCTGAGCGAGAGACTAGGGGTGCGATTCCTGACTGAAGGGGGACAGGCGCAGCCGGTGTTGATGGGATATTACGGTCTGATGCTGGAGCGGTTGATCGCAGCCATCATCGAGGCCCATCATGACGCGGCGGGTATTGTCTGGCCGCGCAGCGTAGCACCTTTTGCCGTGGAGATTGTTACGCTGGGCAAGGAACCACTTTATCATGAGCAGGGGCGGGCGCTGTATGCGGAACTGAAGCGGGCCGGGCTGAATGTCCTGCTGGATGACCGGGATGAGCGCCCCGGCGTCAAATTCGCTGACGCCGATTTGGTTGGCGCTCCGCTGCGGGTGACGGTCAGCCAGCGCGCTCTGGAGCGCGATGTGCTGGAAGGCAAATGGCGACATAGCGAAGAACGATTCGATATTCCGGTAGTGGGGGCAGCAGCGGCTATTGTGCGTCTGGTCGGGGGAGAATGAACGTTGTGCGCAGGGCAATCGCATCAAAAGTGCTGATAGGGAATAATAGGATGCCTCTAACCAGGAGGCACTATGTCAGACGAAAACCCGATCAGCTTACTCATCAGTTTTCGGGACCTGCCCGATCCCCGAGTGGGGGGCGTTGCGATCACAAGCTCATCGATATCATCGTGATAACGGTGTGCGCCGTTATTGCGGGAGCGGAGAGCTGGGTGGATGTGGAGAGCTTCGGTAAAGCGAAGCAAGAATGGTTGCACACTTTTCTCGACCTGCCGCATGGGATACCGTCGCACGACACGTTCGGGCGCTTTTTCGCGGCGTTGGATGCTGAGGCATTTCAGACGGCGTTCATGCGCTGGGTGGAAGGGGTCTTTCGGGTGAGTAGAGGTCAAGTCATTGCGATTGACGGCAAGACAGCACGGCGCAGCCATAACCGAAGCCTCGGCAAAGACGCCATCCATATGGTCAATGCGTGGGCCACGCACAACGGCATTGCCTTGGGGCAGTGGAAGACAGACGCGAAATCGAATGAAATCACGGCGATTCCGCCGCTGCTACGCCAGTTGAAAGTGGCGGGCTGTATTGTCACGGTCGATGCGATGGGTGCTCAAACCAAGATCGCCCAGGCGATTCGCGATGAAAAGGCCGACTACGTGCTGCGGGTCAAAGACAATCAGGGGCACTTGCACCAGGACATTCAAGACTGGTTCGCGCATGCGGACAACGTGCAATTCGCTCAGATGCCACACAGCTATGCCGAAACCATCAATAAAGGCCATGGACGCATCGAAATTCGGCGGTGCTGGGCCATCAGTGACCCCCTGGCCTTCGAATACCTCCGCAATTATGAGGGTTGGACTGATTTGCAGACCATTATACGGGTGCAACGTGAGCGACGACTTCCAGACAAGACCGAGCTCAACACGGCCTACTACATCAGCAGCTTGCCCGCTGAGGCTGAACCCCTCCTGGATGCCACGCGCTTCCACTGGGCGGTTGAAAATAGTCTTCACTGGGTCCTGGACGTCATCTTCAGAGAGGACAATGCCCGGGTCCGCCTCGGGCACGCCGCCCACAACATGGCGATCTTGCGAAACTGGCGCTCAACATTATCAAAAAGGACTCTTCCAAGGGGAGTATCCGCACCAAACGCTTCAAGGCCGGCCTTGATATCACCTTCCTTGAACGGTTACTGGAACAAATTTGATGCAATCGCCCTGCGTTGTGCGCATTTGACCTTGCCAAGCTCAGGGCGCGCGTGGTATACTATTGGTAGTAGATCCTCTTTGCAAAAAGTGGGAAGCCCCCACTTTTTGTGTTATATGCGGTTACAGATCACGACCGTCTAACCAGTAGAGCGCTTGGCCTCCCCATGTGGGGCAAGCCGGAGTAGAGAGCAGGATGAAAAACGAGTTTGTCCTGGCAATTAACGAGATCGTTGATGAGCGGGCGCTGCCGCGCGAGATCATCTTGGAAGCGCTGCGTTCCGCGCTGGTCACAGCATACCGGCGCGATGTCAGTGTAGGCGGCCAGAATGTGGACGCCGAGATTGATATGACGAACGGCAGGGTCGTCATCCTGGTGGAAAAAGAGGTGGTGCAGTCGGTACAGGACCCGCGCACTGAGATCACCCTGGAAGCGGCCAGAGAGATCAACCCGAACGTCACCATTGGCGATACGATCATGGTGCCGTTCGAGGATACCACCCGCAAGTTTGGTCGTATCGCGGCGCAGACCGCCAAACAGATCATCCTGCAGAAGATTCGTGAAGCGGAACGCAAGACGCTCTATGAGGAATATATTGAACGGCAGGGCGATCTGATCTCCGGCACGGTGCAGAGTGTGACGCCACAGGGCCTGACTGTCAGCCTGGGGCGCGCCGAGGCATTGCTGCCACGCGCGCACATGATCCCCAAAGAGACTTACAAGCCTCATGACAAGGTGCGGGCCATTCTGTTGGAAGTCAAGCCGGGCAATCGCGGGCCGCAGATCATCCTCAGCCGCAGCCATCGCAACATGCTGCGCCGCCTGCTGGAGTACGAAGTGCCGGAAATCTTCAACGGCCAGGTGGAGATCAAGAATATCGCCCGTGAGGCCGGTTATCGTTCCAAAGTCGCTGTTGCGGCGCTGCAGGAAGGCGTCGATCCGGTAGGCGCTTGCGTGGGGATGCGCGGCATCCGCATCCAGAACATCGTGCGGGAGCTGAGCGAAGAAAAGATCGACGTGATTGAATGGAGTCCGGACCCGGCGACCTTCATCACCAAAGCGCTCAGCCCGGCGCGGGTAGCAGGCGTTTTCCTGGACGAATATGCGGACAGTGGCAGCCGCGGCGGGATGGGCACGGCCACGGTGATTGTGCCGGATGATCAGCTTTCGCTAGCGATCGGACGCGAGGGCCAGAATGCTCGCCTGGCCGCCAAGCTAACCGGCTGGCGCATTGACATCAAGAGTGTGACCGAGTCTGTGACCTCGGCGCTTCAGAACACGGAGTCGCCGGCGCTGGCAGCGTTCAACCGCGAACATGCCGATCTGCTGGCCGAAGTGCGACGGATCATGGAAAAGCGAGAGGCTAACCGCCCGGTGATGCCGGAGGAATTCCAGACTCTGGCCCAGTACGCTCGCCAGGTTGAGAGCGTGCTGCTCAACGAGCGCCGTGCAGTGAACAAGCGTCATCAAGACCATCTGCAGGCCGTGCGGGCCACGCTGCCGGAAGGCGCGTTCCAGGTGCCAGTTACAGACCTGGATATTCCGGCCCCGCTGGTGCGGGCGCTGGCTACGCGGTTTGAGACGGCCGGTGAAGTGATGCTGTATCTGATTGTCGACGAGGATCGCGTTCGTAAGGCACTGAAGCGCGCTCAGGAAGACGATGAGGACGCGCTGGCAGTGGTCAAGCGCGCGCTGGACAGGCTGGTTATCCCTGCGCCGGTTGCTGAGCCTGAGGTGACGGCTGAAGTTGCGGAAGCAGCGACGGAGGCGGAAACTACGCTGGTTGAGCCAGTTGAAGTTGAGGCGCCAGCTGCTGAGCCAGCGATGGCTGAAGCTGCGGGGGAAGAGGAAGTATTGCCGGCCATTCTCGAACCGGAACTGGAAGAAGAGACTCCGGTGGAGGCGCGCCCGGTAGTAGCGCCGAAGCCTGTGGTCGACCTGGAGCCGGAGTTCGAGCCGGTTGCCCCGTATGTGCCGCGGCGACCTGTCTTTGAGCCGGAAGAGGAAGAGGAACTCCCGCGCTTCCAGCCAGCCGGTAAGAAGAGCAAGAAGGGTAAGGGCGCCAAGCGCGAGCTGATCTTCGATGAAGAGACCGGCAAGATGGTGGCGCGGCGCAAGCGCAAGGGCAGCCGCCGGCGCTCGTCCTTCTTTGATGACTTTGAGGACGAAATCTAGCGGCAGGGTATCATCATGGCGCGGCAGGAGCCAAACCGTAAGCAGCGGGGGCCTGGCCGCCCCCGCCACATCCCCCAGCGCACCTGTGTGGTGTGCCGGCGTACGCTGGACAAACGCGCTCTGGTGCGGATTGTCCGTACGCCTGACGAAGGAGTGATCGTGGACCCGACGGGCAAGCGGGCCGGGCGTGGTGCTTACCTGTGCCATGAGGATCAGTGCTGGGAACAGGCATTCAAGACGCATGTGCTGGATCGCGCCCTGCGTGCCGAATTGACAGACACTGATCGGGCGCGGTTGCGTGAACAGCGCCCGTGCCCGGCCAGCAACGGAAATACATGAATCCTGGGAATGGATGTTGGCGTGTCTACAGCGAGGCACAAGAGAATGCCTATGTGAACGGGTCGCTGTAAGCCAGCCATCTATTGCCTGAGCAGTAGGCATGGAGGTGCTTATGGCTAAAGAGAAACAAATCTTCGAAATCCCCGAGTATCTGAGCGTGCGCGATCTGGCTGAACTGATCGGAGCCAGCCCGATCGATGTGATGAAACTGCTCATCAGCAACGGGATCATGGCCTCGATTAACCAGCAGATTGACTACGATACGGCGGCGATTGTGGTCGAGGAAATGGGGCATGAGGCTCGTCCCGTTACCCCCGTCGCCAAAGAAGTTGAGCAGGCCGAACTGCCCAAGTGGCGGCACTTCTACGATAATCAATCTCCGGAAAGTCTGAGGCCTCGCCCGCCAGTCGTGACCATCCTGGGCCATGTGGACCATGGCAAGACATCGTTGCTGGATGTGATCCGGCAGTCTCATGTTCAGGAAAACGAAGCGGGCGGCATTACCCAGCATATTGGCGCGTATCAGGTCGAACATAACGGGCGGAAGATCACCTTCCTGGATACCCCCGGCCATGAGGCTTTCACGGCGATGCGTGCTCGTGGCGCTCAGGGAGCTGACATTGCCGTCCTGGTAGTCGCCGCCGATGATGGCGTTATGCCCACGACGAAGGAAGCGCTGGCCCATGTGCAGGCGGCCCATGTCCCGGTCGTGGTGGCTCTCAACAAGATCGACCGCCCTAACGCCAACCCGGAGCGAGTCAAGCGTCAGCTGGCAGATATTGGCCTGGTCCCTGATGAATGGGGTGGGAACGTGCTGGTGGTGCCGGTTTCCGCCAAGGAAAAGATCGGCCTGGAGGATCTGCTGGAAGCCATCCTGCTCGTAGCGGACGAAACGGAAATTGTCGCTGATCCGACCGCACCGGCGGCGGGAACCGTGCTGGAAGGCAGGCTGGATCGCAGCCGCGGGCCGGTGGCGACCCTGCTGGTGCAGAACGGTACGCTCAAGCAGGGCGATATCGTTGTCGCCGGGATGAGCTATGGGCGTATCCGCGCCATGTTTGATGAGTATGGCGCGCCGGTCAAGCAGGCCGAACCTTCCCAGCCGGTCACGGTTACCGGTCTGAGCGAAGCGCCCGAACCGGGCGATACCTTCACCGTGGTCGCCAAGGAGAAAGAAGCACGCGCTATTGTGGCGGAGCGCAAGCAGAAGGCCGAAGCTGCTTCGCGGCGCGGCCCGCAGACCCTCTCCCTGGATGAGATTTTTGCCCAGTTCCAGGCCGGGGATGTCAAGGAACTGAACCTGATTGTCAAGGTTGACGTAGCCGGTTCGCTGGAGCCGATCGTCAACTCGCTTGAGGACCTGAATGTCAGCGATATCGGTGTGCATATTCTGCATGCTGAAGTGGGCAACATCACCGAAAGCGACATCATGCTGGCGATTGCCTCCGGCGCAATTGTCCTGGGCTTTAACGTGCGCGTTGACCCGGCGGCGCAGGCGCTGGCGGAAAGCAACGGCATCGACATTCGCACCTACGATGTGATCTACAAGATGATCGAGGATGTGGAACTGGCGCTGAAAGGCATGCTGGAGCCGGTGTATGAGGATGTAGTCATCGGCACGGCGGAGGTGCGCGCTGTGTTCAAAGTGCCGCGCAGCGGGAAGGTCGCCGGCTGCTATATCCGTGAGGGCGAGGCCCGGCGCAATGCTCAGGCTCGCGTCAAGCGTAAGGGCCAAATCATTTACGAAAATGGCACGGTTAGCTCGCTGCGGCGCTTCGACGAAGATGTTCGGGAAGTTCGGGCTGGCTTTGAATGCGGTGTTGGCCTTTCCGGCTTTGATGCCTTTCAGGAAGGGGATGTGATCGAGTTCACCGTTCGCCAGCGAGTGAACTGAGGCAAGCAGCT
The genomic region above belongs to Anaerolineae bacterium and contains:
- a CDS encoding TIGR03663 family protein, which encodes MENVPADRNTHALDRVLKYAYVVNWEVIAYAVLFVLAVATRFVNLGVRVMSHDESLHTKFSWDLYRNGYFQHTPLMHGPLLFHMTAFFYLLFGDNDFTARIYSAVVGVAVVMMPVLFRRWLGRVGALLTSLLFLISPLLMYYSRYIREDMPAILYTLIMVYATFQYLDGPEETRRKPRWLILLAAAMILMLASKEVAFIYIAIFGSFLTLYWVVSLAQQYLKQARNGRTLFGLIATGMIIGVIAALAMIALVSIIPPGDLDADGVANASDNCTNVANPLQLDDNGDGLGNDCQFNPGPVLAARLAAWTLLIFGGLGVALIGTAQWVMRRNSHPFPWREVVLIMLIAVVACGFFLVVEEATRKEPVTATPLDPNAQESTATGNINLTPIVLAWVVGVAVVALSIAGRRFGFWEEMRRFPVFDVLIIMGTLILPWLTAFVIYLTGAHPTDYSPQGIVRAALALVPFAAVAVAVGLTWNWRVWLAATGVFMAIFVFFFTTMFTNGQGLASGMVGSLGYWLEQQGVRRGNQPQYYYTLLMIPFYEFLPLIGAVAAGLLGLTEWWRFRHARMIEQAAATDDLEQALMAAAEEAAAREGLLEGAEQGVPVASRDNPGAPVVAGKRDASLLVDQIPAMERLTTVPFLAFVGYWAVFNIYAYTLSGEKMPWLTTHLTVPLAMLAGWFGGRVIARISGESFRALGWRLLLLIPLLVAALARVFGAFLFGRYPFQGVSKLELDRTLAWLAAVLVAAGAAYVIARIWRRIGWGQVWRLSVLAGGLLLALLTARSAFMASFINYDLATEYLVYAHSGPAHTTIFNTLKEISQRVTGGMDLRVAYDYKMSWPGSWYFREFPNAVYFDRNPSVQVLDEAVAVVIGSESRAQVEPLLGDRYYHQEFVRMWWPMQDYFNLTAARIDNVFDFNPANSNAALLRRGLWDIWWNRDYTAYGQATGGNFSLGQWPVSDRMHFYVRKDVAAQIWDLGVGAEVVSEFDTSLADLWTTRAASIVWGQEGSAEGQLNHPRGLAIGVDGTLYVADSLNHRIQAFDADGNYLFGWGTYEVGEYGTAAGGNFNQPWGVAVGPDGNVYVADTWNHRVQVFTPDGQFLRAWGQLGQLDAARDPDDFWGPRAIAVDKEGLVYVADTGNKRIRVYTAEGQWLRDIGSGGTAAGQLNEPVGLAIHPDGRIFIADTWNRRIQVFNTMGQYLTSWVIPAWYGDQGNRPYLALDVQRGHLYVTDPDAARLIVYDFNGTLLGSFGQPGSKEAPMNAAQINVVGGVAIDAQGRVFVADAGAGRILRFPPWDEIAVAPLITQEEAPAGDSGQEAGQDIPALEATPTPAG
- a CDS encoding PH domain-containing protein, which encodes MTPAVFRPSPRLQTKLFVVTALAGILAVVGLALFVWLVARDEGAPDPAGLALVVAILVNVAWVIPVSVLIPLYCRSLVYEAREDEVIVHVGVINRSVKHVPYRAVTNLEVTRGPFDRLFGLGTLKVQTAGMSGQRGAEESLIGLPNVDEVYDRVAGALRCFHGDTGPDQASVELVAAAPLPVAPANAIPPLLTPQDIRVTIDNREVLALIKEILKEVRIIRHNVQ
- a CDS encoding radical SAM protein, which gives rise to MPITFTHPRNGERVTANLQPQVIVISPRYGESYSFDRAGRLLSLFVDGRSIQRTLDHRFLIRNKAGAVRRLELSPDERDALLKRLFATLHDLRAVLPELTLSPADQTCLADALDTVLAMPPEALEADAEAYRRLFLPVSILPPDQYLALVVQATIGCSWNRCTFCGLYRDRGFRVRGADEFRAHCRAVRDFFGAGLSLRRGVFLADANALTVPQPRLLTLLEIVQEVFGQPGQPPLPVFSFISAFDAQHKTVQDWMALRDRGLARVYIGLETGSDELLRFVRKPGRAADALAAVHDLKAAGLAVGVIAMVGLGGDRFAAQHVQETLAVIGAMPLDGRDVIYLSVYCSAPGTEYPTLAEQAGIRPLTPEEEAAQQQTLQTALRQRFPRTRVAPYYVEGFAL
- the proS gene encoding proline--tRNA ligase, whose protein sequence is MRFQELFGRTLREAPADAELTSHRLALRAGLIRPLGGGIYAWLPLGLWVLRRVEAIVRAELAALNGQEMLLPGLLPVELLQESGRWQPGLNEVLLKCQNRDGRHYVLAADFQEALAAMMAHEIESYRDLPRLVYQIRSQYQDIARPRGGLIGLREFTVAEAYSLGRTPAELDTAYDRVLAAWQRVFARVGLHPLLVEAPGGHEFAILHPQGEEAVARCDRCGYTARVEIAQARLPAGPSGTPEVLAKVSTPDCKTIEDVAHFLGVETHQTLKAVFFIRDETELVFVLLRGDLEVSEAKLIQALGGGTLRAATEAEIRAVGAEPGYASPVGLAVRTTDQPDGVTVVADISVQAGVNFVAGANEAGFHLTGVNYPRDFVVTLLADIAAVADGATCGQCGAGALHVEQAIVVGYCRKPAGRLSERLGVRFLTEGGQAQPVLMGYYGLMLERLIAAIIEAHHDAAGIVWPRSVAPFAVEIVTLGKEPLYHEQGRALYAELKRAGLNVLLDDRDERPGVKFADADLVGAPLRVTVSQRALERDVLEGKWRHSEERFDIPVVGAAAAIVRLVGGE
- the nusA gene encoding transcription termination/antitermination protein NusA — translated: MKNEFVLAINEIVDERALPREIILEALRSALVTAYRRDVSVGGQNVDAEIDMTNGRVVILVEKEVVQSVQDPRTEITLEAAREINPNVTIGDTIMVPFEDTTRKFGRIAAQTAKQIILQKIREAERKTLYEEYIERQGDLISGTVQSVTPQGLTVSLGRAEALLPRAHMIPKETYKPHDKVRAILLEVKPGNRGPQIILSRSHRNMLRRLLEYEVPEIFNGQVEIKNIAREAGYRSKVAVAALQEGVDPVGACVGMRGIRIQNIVRELSEEKIDVIEWSPDPATFITKALSPARVAGVFLDEYADSGSRGGMGTATVIVPDDQLSLAIGREGQNARLAAKLTGWRIDIKSVTESVTSALQNTESPALAAFNREHADLLAEVRRIMEKREANRPVMPEEFQTLAQYARQVESVLLNERRAVNKRHQDHLQAVRATLPEGAFQVPVTDLDIPAPLVRALATRFETAGEVMLYLIVDEDRVRKALKRAQEDDEDALAVVKRALDRLVIPAPVAEPEVTAEVAEAATEAETTLVEPVEVEAPAAEPAMAEAAGEEEVLPAILEPELEEETPVEARPVVAPKPVVDLEPEFEPVAPYVPRRPVFEPEEEEELPRFQPAGKKSKKGKGAKRELIFDEETGKMVARRKRKGSRRRSSFFDDFEDEI
- a CDS encoding YlxR family protein is translated as MARQEPNRKQRGPGRPRHIPQRTCVVCRRTLDKRALVRIVRTPDEGVIVDPTGKRAGRGAYLCHEDQCWEQAFKTHVLDRALRAELTDTDRARLREQRPCPASNGNT